A region of Bifidobacterium adolescentis ATCC 15703 DNA encodes the following proteins:
- the trxA gene encoding thioredoxin, whose amino-acid sequence MATHAVTSQDFNQVVESNDLVFVDFWATWCGPCRAFGPTFEKASEANPDVYFAKVDIDQNPDLAAAAKVQAVPTLMVVKKQQIIFQQAGALRASDLDDLISQAKALDMDAAASDGDTASSGDAKVKTPSSQSER is encoded by the coding sequence ATGGCAACGCATGCAGTCACTTCGCAGGATTTCAACCAGGTCGTCGAATCCAATGATCTGGTGTTCGTGGATTTCTGGGCCACGTGGTGCGGTCCGTGCCGTGCATTCGGCCCAACGTTCGAGAAGGCAAGCGAGGCGAATCCGGACGTCTATTTCGCGAAGGTGGATATCGATCAGAATCCCGATCTGGCCGCCGCGGCCAAGGTTCAGGCAGTGCCGACGCTGATGGTCGTCAAGAAGCAGCAGATCATCTTCCAGCAGGCCGGCGCGTTGCGCGCTTCCGATTTGGATGATCTGATCAGCCAGGCCAAGGCGTTGGATATGGATGCGGCCGCTTCCGATGGGGACACCGCTTCCAGCGGAGACGCCAAAGTGAAAACGCCAAGTAGTCAGTCGGAACGATGA
- a CDS encoding G5 domain-containing protein: protein MASHKKHAQPTTFALPGKSQMVKIVATVAAVGLLATGGIVSHNLYATAEKSPAKQVTAYSVTDSIEASRGNAREALSGDTSYVTVKINGKTRVVPGMHFTDVKSVLDAGDITLDTEDTVSPSLDTKVNENTVIKIERAGASVEVSDTDIAFNTVKKETSSLPKGQEKVETEGANGVMETTNLVTKSGGKVMSSNMISSFVKKAPTDKVILVGTGSSSTPSAAAASIGTTVPAGEMQQWAHDYLLSSGYSEADFTATVYIISHESGWNVAATNPSSGAYGLPQALPGSKMVSAGADWATNYQTQLKWFWGYCAQRYGSIQGAYTYWLANHCY, encoded by the coding sequence ATGGCTAGCCATAAGAAACATGCCCAACCAACTACGTTTGCCTTGCCGGGCAAATCTCAGATGGTGAAGATTGTCGCAACGGTTGCGGCAGTGGGGCTGTTGGCCACTGGCGGCATCGTGTCGCATAATCTGTACGCCACCGCGGAGAAGTCTCCTGCCAAGCAGGTCACCGCGTATTCCGTCACCGACAGCATCGAAGCCTCCCGTGGCAACGCCCGTGAGGCGCTTTCCGGAGATACTTCGTACGTCACCGTGAAGATCAACGGCAAGACCCGCGTGGTTCCCGGCATGCACTTCACCGACGTGAAGTCCGTGCTTGACGCGGGCGACATCACCCTTGATACGGAAGACACCGTTTCCCCGTCTTTGGATACGAAGGTGAACGAGAACACCGTCATCAAGATCGAACGTGCCGGCGCTTCCGTTGAGGTGTCTGATACGGATATCGCATTCAACACGGTCAAGAAGGAGACCTCCAGCCTGCCGAAGGGCCAGGAGAAGGTCGAGACCGAAGGCGCGAACGGTGTTATGGAGACCACGAACCTCGTCACCAAGTCCGGCGGCAAGGTCATGTCTTCCAATATGATCAGCTCTTTCGTGAAGAAGGCTCCGACCGACAAGGTGATCCTCGTCGGCACCGGCTCCTCGTCCACGCCGTCCGCGGCCGCAGCGTCGATCGGCACCACCGTGCCGGCTGGCGAAATGCAGCAGTGGGCTCACGATTATCTGCTGTCCAGCGGCTATTCCGAGGCCGATTTCACCGCCACCGTGTACATCATTTCTCATGAGTCCGGTTGGAATGTCGCAGCCACGAACCCAAGCTCCGGCGCGTACGGCCTGCCGCAGGCGCTGCCCGGTTCGAAGATGGTGAGCGCCGGTGCCGATTGGGCCACCAACTACCAGACCCAGCTTAAGTGGTTCTGGGGCTACTGCGCACAGCGCTACGGCTCCATCCAGGGCGCCTACACCTACTGGCTCGCCAACCACTGCTACTGA
- a CDS encoding helix-turn-helix transcriptional regulator, with translation MKTSLKFKRMERGLKQSDLADLVNVRRETIGRLEQGQYCPSLRLAMDLAKALDTTVEDLFSFDDEE, from the coding sequence ATGAAGACTAGTCTGAAATTCAAACGTATGGAACGCGGGCTCAAACAGTCCGACCTCGCCGACCTCGTCAACGTGCGCCGCGAAACAATCGGACGACTCGAGCAGGGTCAGTACTGCCCATCGCTCAGGCTTGCCATGGATCTGGCAAAAGCGCTCGACACCACCGTCGAAGACCTGTTCAGTTTCGACGACGAGGAATAG
- a CDS encoding protein-tyrosine-phosphatase, which produces MKVVFVCTGNVCRSPMGELLLPHYMPDLEADSAGTRGLDAHEIAPNSAKLLAAHGIDAKQFRSKRITPQLANSSGLILCFEHEQRKEIAVIAPTAACRTFLINDFANMCAYCKEQGYMDGDTREERLESVIDNASMIRPMIPDTANIEDPMGKDYAVYERSYQEICKALQTIADTTTR; this is translated from the coding sequence ATGAAGGTTGTATTCGTCTGCACCGGCAACGTCTGCCGTTCCCCCATGGGAGAGCTGTTGCTCCCTCACTATATGCCCGATCTCGAGGCCGACAGCGCCGGCACGAGAGGACTCGACGCGCATGAAATCGCGCCAAACAGCGCAAAACTGCTGGCCGCGCATGGCATCGATGCCAAACAGTTCCGTTCCAAGCGCATCACCCCGCAACTGGCGAACAGCAGCGGCCTGATTCTGTGCTTTGAGCACGAACAGCGCAAGGAGATCGCGGTGATCGCTCCAACGGCGGCGTGCAGGACTTTCCTCATCAACGACTTCGCCAACATGTGCGCGTATTGCAAAGAACAGGGGTATATGGATGGCGATACGCGCGAGGAACGACTCGAATCCGTTATCGATAATGCCAGCATGATCCGCCCTATGATTCCCGATACCGCCAATATCGAAGATCCTATGGGTAAAGATTACGCGGTCTACGAGCGTTCATATCAGGAGATTTGCAAGGCTTTGCAGACCATTGCTGATACCACCACTCGATAA
- a CDS encoding polysaccharide biosynthesis tyrosine autokinase → MAAAESTASQNGQVVVEPTETEDNGITLMDLFRIVRKHIVVGIITFVVVFAAVCAYTFLVPPKYSATSQVFATYSDSSVQDNNISNINSASTYITNQIQSYPTLVTTESVLKPVIDDLGLDTTVAGLAGQLTVTNPTNTAFVNITAQSGDAKQSSDIANAVAESLSNVVEKSLYASGKESPVKLSIVQRASVPLSPSSPKVALYLAVGLVGGLILGVFATLIRDLMATRVEEANDLQDIINAPIMGRIPTDDSLKGIKPIIISSPAGRISEEFRRIRTNLSFTSKVEGSNARMIVITSVGPSEGKTTVSVNVAAALAENGAKVLLIDADLRHPSVADRLGLEGGAGLAHVLSGQATVKDVVQRYWKPNLHIMPAGPKPPNASMLLNSKTMTEMLDMALQTYDYVIVDTSPMVVANDAAVFGAKSDGVVLVSGRDVTMKRDLKDIAVQLENLNVPVVGFVFNFEKERKTSNNDNYYYYDEGGKTSHKAPKSRSEAKRKK, encoded by the coding sequence ATGGCCGCAGCAGAAAGTACAGCGTCACAAAACGGTCAGGTAGTGGTTGAGCCTACCGAAACGGAAGACAACGGCATCACCCTGATGGACCTGTTCCGTATTGTCCGCAAGCATATTGTGGTCGGCATCATCACTTTTGTGGTGGTCTTTGCCGCCGTGTGCGCCTACACGTTCCTGGTTCCGCCGAAATATTCGGCCACTTCCCAGGTGTTCGCCACGTACAGCGATTCCTCGGTGCAGGATAATAACATTTCCAACATCAACAGCGCCAGTACGTACATCACTAACCAGATTCAGTCGTACCCGACTCTGGTCACCACTGAATCCGTGCTGAAGCCAGTCATCGATGACTTGGGTCTCGACACTACTGTGGCGGGTCTTGCTGGTCAGCTGACGGTCACGAACCCGACGAACACCGCCTTCGTGAATATCACCGCGCAGAGCGGCGATGCGAAGCAGTCGTCCGACATCGCCAATGCGGTAGCCGAATCGTTGAGCAACGTAGTGGAAAAGTCGCTGTATGCGTCTGGCAAGGAATCACCGGTGAAGCTGTCCATCGTGCAGCGTGCCAGCGTGCCGCTCTCCCCCAGCTCCCCCAAGGTGGCGCTGTATCTCGCCGTCGGACTGGTCGGCGGCCTGATCCTTGGCGTCTTCGCCACGCTCATTCGCGATCTTATGGCCACCCGCGTGGAGGAAGCCAACGATCTGCAAGACATCATCAACGCCCCTATCATGGGCCGTATTCCAACAGACGACAGTCTGAAGGGCATCAAGCCGATCATCATCTCCTCCCCTGCCGGTCGTATTTCCGAGGAATTCCGCCGTATCCGCACCAACCTATCGTTCACGTCGAAGGTTGAAGGCTCCAACGCCCGCATGATTGTCATCACATCCGTCGGCCCGTCCGAAGGCAAGACCACCGTTTCCGTGAATGTGGCCGCAGCCTTGGCCGAGAACGGTGCCAAGGTGCTGCTCATCGACGCCGACCTGCGTCACCCGTCCGTGGCCGACCGACTTGGTTTGGAAGGCGGCGCTGGCTTGGCGCACGTCCTGTCCGGACAGGCCACCGTCAAGGATGTGGTGCAGCGCTATTGGAAGCCGAATCTGCATATCATGCCTGCCGGTCCGAAGCCGCCGAACGCTTCCATGCTGCTGAATTCGAAGACCATGACCGAAATGCTGGACATGGCCCTGCAGACCTACGATTACGTGATTGTGGATACCTCCCCGATGGTCGTGGCCAATGATGCCGCCGTATTCGGTGCGAAGAGCGATGGCGTGGTACTGGTTTCCGGCCGCGACGTCACCATGAAGCGCGATCTGAAGGATATTGCCGTTCAGCTTGAGAACCTCAACGTTCCGGTTGTTGGATTCGTGTTCAACTTCGAGAAGGAGCGCAAGACCTCCAACAACGACAATTACTACTATTACGACGAGGGCGGCAAGACGAGCCACAAGGCTCCTAAGTCCCGCTCCGAAGCCAAGCGCAAGAAGTAG
- a CDS encoding YccF domain-containing protein, which translates to MRLLGNILWLILGGLFLAAGWAVIGLVLCVTIVGIPLGVQAFKMAGLTLTPFGKTVVYGGGVGSVLVNIVWFVLAGVWMAIGYVCAGLLNCITIIGIPFGIQSFKMAKLALWPFGSQIYSL; encoded by the coding sequence ATGAGACTTCTTGGCAATATTCTGTGGCTGATTCTGGGTGGACTGTTCCTGGCCGCCGGCTGGGCCGTCATCGGACTGGTGCTGTGCGTCACCATCGTCGGCATCCCGCTGGGCGTGCAGGCGTTCAAGATGGCGGGGCTGACGTTGACTCCGTTCGGCAAGACCGTGGTCTATGGAGGCGGCGTGGGCTCGGTGCTGGTCAACATTGTGTGGTTCGTGCTGGCCGGTGTGTGGATGGCGATCGGCTACGTGTGCGCCGGACTGCTGAACTGCATTACCATCATCGGCATTCCGTTCGGTATCCAGTCGTTCAAAATGGCCAAACTGGCGCTGTGGCCGTTTGGTTCGCAGATTTACAGCCTGTGA
- a CDS encoding DUF4236 domain-containing protein: MGFRIRKSISLGKGMRVNLGKNGISSVTFGKRGAPHVTVGKRGTYVGASVPGTGISYSQKISDEKPAKAKKAKKNTKRSKADAAQLPLTTSPVETTVMPYPSDADKLTLTNTPSVSTNELSNSNGPTDPPTGGKHTKKSKQPGSWKRWIVIILVAVVALAIGNMSADPTQSSQYKQLEQQLTSQKQHNNKLQRQVDELNRKLDDIQDLKDQLEQQKAEQDSQQKQLDQQQSEQEQKQQEQDQKQQEQDQRQTQLDEREKNIAQREEAKKQAQEQQLAQVAQQQSQAAQSPAQAPAATSLGRAHGGAFCSSAGATAQSDRSSSILTCRTASDGRLRWMR, from the coding sequence ATGGGATTCAGGATTCGAAAAAGCATCAGCTTGGGTAAAGGCATGCGCGTCAATCTCGGCAAAAACGGCATCAGCAGCGTCACATTCGGCAAACGCGGAGCGCCACACGTCACAGTGGGAAAGCGCGGCACCTATGTTGGAGCCAGTGTTCCGGGAACCGGCATCAGCTACAGCCAAAAGATCTCAGATGAGAAGCCCGCCAAGGCGAAGAAAGCCAAGAAGAACACAAAACGATCCAAAGCGGATGCTGCACAACTGCCGCTGACCACTTCGCCAGTGGAAACCACCGTCATGCCATATCCTTCCGATGCGGACAAGCTGACTTTGACCAACACTCCGTCTGTCTCAACCAACGAGCTTTCAAACTCCAACGGGCCAACCGACCCTCCAACCGGTGGAAAGCATACGAAGAAATCCAAGCAGCCAGGCTCTTGGAAACGGTGGATCGTCATTATTCTCGTTGCCGTCGTAGCGCTCGCCATAGGCAACATGAGTGCTGATCCGACGCAAAGCAGCCAGTATAAGCAACTGGAGCAGCAGTTGACTTCGCAGAAACAGCACAACAACAAACTGCAGCGGCAAGTCGATGAGCTCAACCGGAAACTGGACGATATTCAGGATCTCAAGGATCAGTTGGAGCAGCAGAAAGCCGAACAGGATTCGCAACAGAAGCAGCTTGACCAGCAACAATCCGAGCAGGAGCAGAAACAGCAGGAGCAAGACCAGAAGCAACAGGAGCAAGACCAGCGGCAAACACAGCTCGACGAGCGTGAAAAGAACATCGCGCAACGTGAGGAAGCCAAGAAGCAGGCTCAAGAACAACAGTTGGCCCAAGTGGCGCAGCAGCAGTCCCAAGCTGCGCAATCGCCGGCGCAGGCTCCGGCGGCAACGTCACTCGGTAGAGCGCATGGTGGCGCGTTCTGCTCTTCCGCAGGAGCTACGGCGCAATCGGATCGCAGCTCTTCGATACTCACGTGTCGGACGGCATCCGATGGCCGACTGCGCTGGATGCGCTAA
- a CDS encoding helix-turn-helix domain-containing protein — MDGQLPYDYRELAYDLYHAEDQLLEGLVSMRVQRGMTQEQLADEMGVSQSYISQIENGRKKLVTLLTDYALEVGARITYSVEPAELKPEGCRKYDTWKAVRQLQVTSEWSNGDITMGGINVEVTVSRQKPNHDGLRKVTVMGASGKAAPWRANKDVESKKELVG, encoded by the coding sequence ATGGATGGTCAGCTTCCTTACGATTATCGGGAACTTGCCTACGATTTGTATCACGCTGAGGACCAGCTTCTTGAGGGTCTTGTCTCTATGCGTGTGCAACGGGGTATGACTCAGGAGCAATTGGCTGATGAGATGGGTGTGTCCCAGTCTTACATATCTCAGATTGAGAACGGAAGAAAAAAGCTTGTGACATTGCTTACCGACTATGCGTTGGAAGTCGGGGCGCGCATTACATATAGCGTCGAGCCTGCGGAGCTAAAACCGGAGGGGTGCCGGAAATACGATACGTGGAAGGCCGTTCGACAATTGCAGGTAACAAGTGAATGGTCCAATGGCGATATAACGATGGGCGGCATCAACGTAGAGGTAACAGTATCCCGGCAAAAACCAAATCATGATGGTTTACGCAAGGTTACTGTAATGGGTGCTTCGGGCAAGGCTGCTCCTTGGCGTGCAAATAAAGACGTGGAATCGAAAAAGGAGCTGGTTGGATGA
- a CDS encoding haloacid dehalogenase-like hydrolase, protein MSNIIALVWDFDKTLVDGYMQDPIFEKYDVVSKDYWRMINNLPQKYKEEQDVEVNKDTIYLNQFIKDARPDGCFPGLNNEQLKDFGKELKFYKGVPDIFEAVKRVVDQDAYRERDIHVENYVVSTGMSKVIQGSKIEPYMKHIWGCEFIEDENENGQKVISELGYTIDNTSKTRALFEINKGIPETPNIDVNAKVPEELRRVQFKNMIYIADGPSDIPAFSVVKRYGGATFAVYPKHDEKAFDQVEQMRRDERIDMYAEADYSEGTTAYMWLTHKVKLLAEGIVQREKKRLEESISSAPHHIS, encoded by the coding sequence ATGAGCAATATCATTGCCTTAGTTTGGGATTTTGATAAGACCCTCGTAGATGGATATATGCAAGATCCTATTTTTGAAAAATATGACGTAGTCTCCAAAGACTACTGGAGAATGATTAACAATCTTCCTCAAAAATACAAGGAAGAGCAAGACGTTGAAGTTAACAAAGATACCATTTATCTCAACCAATTCATTAAAGATGCGCGCCCTGATGGTTGCTTCCCTGGGCTGAATAACGAACAACTAAAAGATTTTGGCAAAGAATTAAAATTCTACAAAGGTGTCCCAGATATTTTCGAGGCAGTTAAACGAGTAGTCGATCAAGACGCATATAGAGAACGCGACATTCATGTGGAAAACTATGTTGTCAGCACTGGAATGTCCAAAGTAATTCAAGGTTCAAAAATTGAACCATATATGAAACATATATGGGGATGTGAATTCATTGAAGATGAAAATGAAAATGGGCAAAAAGTTATTAGTGAACTTGGTTACACTATCGATAACACGTCTAAGACCAGGGCTTTATTTGAAATAAACAAAGGTATTCCAGAAACTCCAAACATTGACGTAAACGCGAAAGTCCCCGAAGAACTACGTCGAGTCCAATTCAAAAATATGATCTATATTGCAGATGGCCCCAGTGACATCCCCGCATTTTCCGTCGTGAAACGGTACGGTGGCGCTACTTTTGCGGTTTATCCCAAGCACGACGAAAAAGCCTTTGATCAAGTCGAACAAATGCGAAGAGACGAACGCATCGACATGTATGCAGAAGCCGATTATTCCGAAGGAACAACAGCATATATGTGGCTAACACACAAAGTGAAACTTCTTGCTGAAGGTATAGTGCAGAGGGAAAAGAAGCGACTGGAGGAATCCATTTCAAGTGCGCCACATCATATTTCATAA
- a CDS encoding SIR2 family protein, with amino-acid sequence MSYAVDGDGIDGVVILMVASQLEWSIIKQLPRIDRNEELTILLGAGASVPSGLPSWKDLIGNMLRQQGMTVSANMASLLCDAGDLLFLAEAVKQHCGNENEWKRCILAALYPEGASYNPYPPSYFHQQTARLAFQHQESVHLATLNFDLLLEYAIARIAVDSGKQTFPPVEHLHGKVFPASDGSSATVEDVVLTHDDYNKAMRDGKNHAKHYLEQTVTEGHHLLIAGTSFSDPDMRFWLSDVLQNSGDSRATVLIARESMPEVTLNQFMGMKKVLAAQWESIGFHPIFVNDYTDAATLINEIGYMGNSSYCPPATRTKRLWKKLTGTEFRSYQERFAEKLHEQASQCEALIGHCRINVTLWIAHGSQLTRYATHDRIYLYKEQLRNEAVGFDSPYIAGRVLGTNQSSSQSFENGIWKQVMAFPIQVQESKGFSILPMAVLSIGIGKKINSVDNKNLAKKMQGMVNEWSSELRKAL; translated from the coding sequence ATGTCTTATGCCGTTGATGGAGACGGAATAGATGGGGTGGTAATTCTTATGGTCGCATCTCAGTTGGAGTGGTCAATCATTAAGCAGCTTCCGCGCATAGACCGAAACGAAGAACTGACGATATTGCTTGGTGCTGGAGCGTCCGTTCCTTCGGGGTTGCCTTCATGGAAAGATTTAATTGGCAATATGCTCCGACAACAAGGAATGACAGTGTCTGCAAATATGGCGTCGTTATTATGTGATGCTGGTGATTTGCTATTTTTAGCTGAAGCTGTAAAACAACATTGCGGCAATGAGAATGAGTGGAAGAGATGTATCCTCGCCGCACTATACCCGGAGGGTGCTTCATATAACCCGTATCCTCCGTCATATTTCCATCAGCAAACAGCAAGACTCGCTTTCCAGCATCAGGAATCTGTTCATTTGGCGACGCTAAATTTTGATTTACTTCTTGAATATGCCATTGCTCGCATTGCGGTTGATTCAGGGAAACAGACTTTTCCTCCTGTTGAGCATTTACACGGTAAGGTTTTCCCGGCAAGTGATGGAAGTTCGGCAACTGTAGAAGATGTTGTTCTTACGCATGATGACTACAACAAAGCCATGAGAGATGGTAAGAACCATGCTAAGCATTATCTTGAGCAGACAGTGACAGAGGGGCATCATTTACTTATTGCCGGAACGTCTTTTAGCGATCCTGATATGAGATTCTGGTTGTCTGATGTTTTACAGAACTCAGGTGATTCTCGGGCTACGGTTTTGATTGCGCGTGAAAGTATGCCCGAGGTGACGCTAAATCAGTTTATGGGAATGAAGAAAGTGCTTGCTGCTCAATGGGAATCAATTGGATTTCATCCGATTTTTGTGAATGATTATACTGATGCGGCAACGCTGATTAACGAGATTGGTTATATGGGGAATTCTAGCTACTGCCCTCCAGCAACAAGAACTAAACGGCTATGGAAGAAGTTAACGGGAACGGAATTTCGTTCTTATCAAGAGAGGTTCGCAGAGAAGCTTCATGAGCAAGCTAGTCAGTGTGAGGCGTTGATTGGACATTGCAGAATCAATGTGACTCTCTGGATTGCGCATGGCAGTCAACTCACGCGATATGCTACTCATGATCGTATTTATCTGTACAAAGAACAGCTGCGGAATGAGGCGGTCGGGTTTGATAGCCCATATATTGCAGGACGTGTTCTTGGGACTAATCAAAGCAGTAGTCAGAGTTTTGAAAATGGAATATGGAAACAGGTAATGGCGTTCCCTATTCAGGTGCAGGAATCCAAAGGGTTCAGTATCCTGCCAATGGCTGTTCTTTCTATCGGGATAGGTAAGAAAATAAACAGTGTTGATAATAAAAATCTCGCAAAGAAAATGCAAGGTATGGTAAACGAATGGAGTAGTGAGTTACGAAAAGCGTTGTGA
- a CDS encoding Abi family protein, with protein sequence MANSHDGNAQVLSYPKHPPKDFSDLAATLIRNGLGRVDAETLERHLEQVGYFRLKGYWYQFLSPSSSCDYKHVLPFRKGTQFQQIWCRYIFDQELRTLVFDGIITFEIYLKSFLAHELSLFGGEFGYTKPEGLPELSFDDYLACINSLRASFTKSNLPYLKHFKRTYKDPLPPYWMIVGCLSYGTLKGYFYQGSPDSVKRKLAAKLHIFNPNTNPEVHGDIKILSNWLETIRQVRNMVAHHDRFWNETSTRIVPKLPKHRSGLHANEWWGNDWDAFRTDSTGPAAFLTMENYLLQQIDGSAWKNKFISLMDRYPEILATEMGFPEDWRSLALWS encoded by the coding sequence ATGGCAAATTCGCATGACGGCAACGCACAAGTTCTTTCCTATCCGAAGCACCCACCAAAAGATTTTTCAGATCTGGCAGCCACTCTAATTAGGAACGGCTTGGGCAGAGTAGATGCCGAGACCCTTGAACGCCACCTCGAACAGGTTGGCTATTTTCGTCTAAAAGGATACTGGTATCAATTCCTTAGCCCATCTTCCTCATGCGACTACAAGCATGTCCTCCCGTTCAGAAAGGGGACACAGTTCCAGCAAATCTGGTGCAGATACATATTCGATCAGGAACTGAGAACTCTCGTGTTCGACGGCATAATCACCTTTGAAATATATCTCAAAAGCTTTCTCGCACACGAGCTTTCCTTGTTTGGCGGCGAATTTGGATATACCAAGCCTGAAGGATTGCCTGAGCTTAGCTTTGATGACTATCTGGCATGCATTAACTCGTTAAGAGCATCGTTCACGAAATCTAATCTGCCATACCTTAAACATTTCAAAAGAACATATAAAGACCCCTTGCCGCCGTATTGGATGATAGTAGGCTGCCTAAGCTACGGAACGTTGAAAGGGTATTTTTATCAGGGATCCCCTGATTCTGTTAAAAGAAAGCTAGCAGCGAAGCTTCATATTTTTAATCCAAATACCAATCCCGAAGTACATGGAGATATCAAGATTCTCTCAAATTGGTTGGAAACGATTAGGCAGGTCCGCAACATGGTTGCACATCATGATCGTTTCTGGAACGAGACCAGTACCCGTATTGTTCCGAAGCTGCCTAAGCATCGGAGCGGTTTGCACGCCAATGAATGGTGGGGCAACGATTGGGACGCTTTCAGAACGGACTCTACCGGCCCCGCCGCCTTCCTCACCATGGAAAACTACCTGCTGCAACAAATCGATGGCTCCGCATGGAAGAACAAATTCATCAGTCTCATGGACCGCTATCCGGAAATTCTTGCAACGGAAATGGGATTCCCCGAGGATTGGCGATCACTCGCATTGTGGTCATGA
- a CDS encoding IS3 family transposase → MKKELVYRNHCTTIERLRRDPDDYVWWSDNQRLRSALGYRSPKEFTEQGLVL, encoded by the coding sequence TTGAAGAAGGAGCTCGTGTACCGGAACCACTGCACCACGATCGAGCGACTGAGGCGTGACCCCGACGACTACGTGTGGTGGTCCGACAACCAGCGGCTCCGCTCCGCCCTCGGATACCGGAGCCCGAAGGAATTCACCGAACAGGGACTCGTCCTCTAA
- a CDS encoding DDE-type integrase/transposase/recombinase: protein MIRAAAARYPISAQCRIPGVLRSTYYWMTGHPEAERVDPIAGDVHAVRRDSHERYGARKIKAALERRGVTASRRRIVDIMKRRDMTSAYTRRRFKPHKTRVNEAKLANLLDRGFDGYAPRTRPASDLTYVRVGDGWAYVCLLVDLADRGIAGHSVGRTRDAGLVLAAFAALDFPLTDIQVFHTDRGGEFDNTRIDELLRVFGVKRSLSRKGDPCDNAVASRRTGC, encoded by the coding sequence GTGATACGGGCCGCCGCCGCCCGTTATCCGATATCAGCGCAATGCAGAATACCGGGCGTTCTCCGCTCTACCTACTACTGGATGACCGGGCATCCCGAAGCCGAGCGGGTGGACCCGATCGCCGGCGACGTGCACGCGGTCCGGCGCGACAGCCATGAGCGTTACGGCGCCAGGAAGATCAAGGCCGCGCTGGAGCGGAGGGGCGTCACCGCCTCCAGAAGGCGCATCGTCGACATCATGAAACGGCGGGACATGACGAGCGCGTACACGCGCAGACGGTTCAAACCGCACAAGACGCGGGTCAACGAGGCGAAGCTCGCGAACCTGCTGGACCGCGGGTTCGACGGCTACGCCCCACGCACGCGTCCGGCGAGCGACCTGACGTACGTGAGAGTCGGGGACGGATGGGCGTACGTGTGCCTGCTGGTCGACCTGGCGGACAGGGGCATCGCCGGCCATTCCGTCGGACGGACCAGGGACGCGGGCCTGGTGCTGGCCGCGTTCGCCGCCCTCGACTTCCCGCTGACGGATATTCAGGTGTTCCACACCGACCGGGGCGGCGAGTTCGACAACACGAGAATCGACGAGCTGCTTCGCGTGTTCGGCGTCAAGCGGTCGCTGTCGCGCAAGGGCGACCCCTGCGACAACGCCGTGGCGAGTCGACGAACAGGCTGTTGA
- a CDS encoding transposase, protein MTWDWRPTMAGPKYPRHYDEAFKRQIVQSCESGRPSREIRAEHDIAHSTLHRWVQGIRNSGSTRAADNRTPERNELIELRRRNRRLEMEVDVSEQAAPVFARR, encoded by the coding sequence ATGACATGGGATTGGAGGCCGACGATGGCCGGCCCGAAGTATCCCCGCCACTACGACGAGGCGTTCAAACGGCAGATCGTGCAGTCGTGCGAGAGCGGCAGGCCATCCCGGGAGATCAGGGCCGAGCACGACATCGCGCATTCCACACTGCACCGTTGGGTCCAGGGCATCCGCAACAGCGGCTCCACCCGGGCCGCGGACAACCGCACGCCCGAGCGGAACGAGCTGATCGAGCTGAGGAGACGCAACAGGCGGTTGGAGATGGAGGTGGACGTTTCAGAACAGGCGGCGCCGGTATTCGCGCGAAGGTAG
- a CDS encoding Na+:H+ dicarboxylate symporter: protein MAAATFICSMVYQSGSGRMKYVITKYSGELSRNWSSIIVWTMVTAVLPLISLYIYKEYARVAIAVSLYSVLMMFFKTIRSMHWLKYTLFMQKASQKLRGEFTDDDMKKAAARSDRF, encoded by the coding sequence ATGGCTGCGGCCACCTTTATTTGTTCCATGGTGTATCAGTCTGGTTCGGGACGAATGAAATATGTGATAACCAAGTATTCTGGTGAATTATCTAGAAACTGGTCAAGCATCATTGTCTGGACAATGGTTACAGCAGTTCTTCCGCTTATCTCGCTGTACATCTATAAGGAGTATGCAAGAGTAGCTATAGCGGTTTCCTTGTACTCAGTATTGATGATGTTTTTCAAGACAATCAGAAGTATGCACTGGCTCAAATACACTTTGTTTATGCAAAAGGCGTCACAGAAACTCCGGGGTGAATTCACTGACGATGATATGAAGAAGGCTGCTGCCCGCAGTGATCGTTTCTGA